The following are from one region of the Prevotella communis genome:
- a CDS encoding lipocalin family protein has product MKINTLFLTIAALMLVACGTKQEAPKSEEILTTEVTDDQTIYGLACDGCNDTVVVFLRLPYNGSDPDTLYILDAVKQRHIMGKIRIGDKLAIMRNETDSTVADLVIVTEQLMGQWRHLVYPTLHERADMEGNTERQKIAQLPDSIKALLAIPKEYGLDILHDNMMYVPGSHVKHVTSDEESPVEYPIAQFYNEWKIFNGRFVMFHCAADSLGEMQTLASDTADVVLLEADSLMLRFKDGVRSYYRKVEEPKE; this is encoded by the coding sequence ATGAAAATTAATACATTATTTCTTACGATAGCAGCCCTGATGCTTGTAGCATGTGGCACAAAACAGGAAGCACCTAAAAGCGAAGAAATCCTGACAACAGAAGTTACTGACGACCAGACTATCTACGGACTGGCCTGCGACGGGTGCAACGACACCGTGGTGGTATTCCTGAGACTGCCTTACAACGGAAGCGACCCCGATACGCTGTACATCCTGGATGCTGTAAAACAGCGTCATATCATGGGTAAGATACGTATTGGCGACAAACTGGCTATCATGCGCAACGAGACTGACTCGACGGTGGCCGACCTCGTGATTGTCACCGAACAGCTCATGGGACAATGGCGCCACCTGGTATACCCCACCCTGCACGAGCGTGCCGACATGGAGGGAAACACCGAGCGACAGAAGATAGCTCAGTTGCCCGACTCCATCAAGGCGCTGCTGGCTATCCCCAAGGAATACGGACTGGACATCCTGCATGACAACATGATGTATGTGCCCGGCTCTCACGTCAAACATGTGACGTCAGACGAAGAATCGCCCGTGGAATATCCCATCGCGCAATTCTACAACGAATGGAAAATATTCAACGGACGATTTGTGATGTTCCATTGCGCAGCCGACTCGCTGGGCGAGATGCAAACGCTGGCTTCTGATACCGCAGACGTGGTGCTGCTGGAAGCCGACTCGCTGATGCTGCGCTTCAAGGATGGCGTGCGCAGCTACTACCGGAAGGTAGAGGAGCCAAAGGAATAA
- a CDS encoding DUF5606 family protein, whose amino-acid sequence MKETILAIAGKPGLYKLVSHGKNNLIVEALDATHRRQPAFGSDRITSLNDIAMFTDEDDVPLTDVLESMKNVEGGKKSSVDYKKASGDELREYFAKILPNFDRDRVQNSHIKKLIQWYNILIENGISEFKDAEAETAEEAKEA is encoded by the coding sequence ATGAAAGAAACAATTTTAGCAATCGCCGGCAAACCCGGACTTTACAAACTTGTATCACACGGTAAGAACAACCTCATCGTTGAAGCACTCGACGCTACACACCGTCGTCAGCCCGCTTTCGGTTCTGACCGCATCACCTCTCTGAACGATATCGCTATGTTCACCGACGAGGACGACGTGCCCCTGACTGACGTACTGGAGAGCATGAAGAATGTGGAAGGTGGCAAGAAGTCAAGCGTTGACTACAAGAAGGCAAGTGGCGATGAGCTCCGCGAATACTTCGCAAAGATTCTGCCCAACTTCGACCGCGACCGCGTGCAGAACAGCCACATCAAGAAGCTGATCCAGTGGTACAACATCCTTATTGAGAATGGTATCAGCGAATTCAAGGATGCTGAAGCCGAAACAGCAGAAGAGGCAAAGGAAGCTTAA
- a CDS encoding L-threonylcarbamoyladenylate synthase — MTQEQDIKNAIEAMRKGGVILYPTDTVWGIGCDATNAEAVKRVYEIKQRDDSKALICLVDSDARLQRYVRNVPDVAWQLIDCVEKPTTLILDGAVNLAPNLIAEDGSIGIRITKEAFSHELCFRFQKAIVSTSANISGEPAAQNYRDIDPRILEQVDYVCWTRRQEHQPHQPSSIIKLSADGQVVIIRK, encoded by the coding sequence ATGACACAGGAACAGGATATTAAGAATGCCATTGAGGCAATGAGAAAGGGTGGGGTGATTCTCTATCCTACGGATACCGTTTGGGGAATCGGTTGTGATGCTACCAATGCGGAGGCCGTGAAACGTGTGTATGAAATCAAGCAGCGTGATGATTCCAAGGCGCTTATCTGCCTGGTTGACAGCGACGCCCGTCTGCAGCGCTATGTGAGAAATGTGCCCGATGTGGCCTGGCAGCTTATTGACTGTGTAGAGAAACCTACAACGCTGATTCTTGACGGGGCTGTGAACCTGGCACCGAATCTGATTGCCGAGGATGGTTCTATCGGTATTCGCATCACGAAGGAGGCTTTCTCTCACGAACTCTGCTTCCGTTTCCAGAAGGCCATCGTATCTACTTCGGCTAATATCAGCGGTGAACCTGCTGCGCAGAACTATCGTGATATTGACCCTCGTATCCTCGAGCAGGTGGACTATGTTTGTTGGACGCGCCGTCAGGAGCATCAGCCCCATCAGCCCTCCAGCATTATTAAACTGTCGGCCGACGGACAGGTAGTGATTATCAGAAAGTAG
- a CDS encoding NADP-specific glutamate dehydrogenase: protein MNAAQVVEQLKQRFPNEPEYIQAVSQVLPTIEEEYNKHPEFEKSNLIERLCIPDRVIEFRVTWTDDKGNVQTNMGYRIQHNNAIGPYKGGIRFHKSVNLGILKFLAFEQTFKNSLTTLPMGGAKGGSDFSPRGKSDAEVMRFCQAFMNELYRHIGPDEDVPAGDIGVGGREVGYMFGQYKKLTHQFQGVLTGKGIQFGGSLIRPEATGYGTVYFLVSMLQTRGIELKGKKVLISGAGNVAQYAAEKCLQLGAIPMTMSDSDGYIYDPDGITREKLDYIMQLKNVERGRIKEYVEEYPTAKYYEGKRPWFEKADIALPCATQNEINGEQAQALVDNGVIAVAEGANMPSLPEAIKIFQDAKILYAPGKASNAGGVSVSGLEMSQNSERLSWTAKEVDDYLKRIMNDIHENCVKYGTQADGYINYVKGANVAGFMKVAKAMMAQGIV from the coding sequence ATGAATGCAGCACAAGTTGTAGAGCAGCTGAAACAGCGCTTTCCTAACGAGCCCGAGTACATTCAGGCCGTAAGTCAGGTACTTCCCACTATTGAGGAAGAGTACAACAAGCACCCCGAGTTTGAAAAGAGCAACCTCATCGAGCGTCTTTGCATCCCCGATCGCGTGATTGAGTTCCGTGTTACATGGACCGACGATAAGGGTAATGTTCAGACAAACATGGGTTATCGCATTCAGCACAACAACGCTATTGGTCCGTACAAAGGCGGTATCCGTTTTCACAAGTCTGTAAACCTGGGTATCCTGAAGTTCCTGGCTTTCGAGCAGACTTTCAAGAACTCACTGACAACTCTGCCTATGGGCGGTGCTAAGGGTGGTTCTGACTTCTCTCCACGCGGCAAGAGCGATGCAGAAGTTATGCGTTTCTGCCAGGCCTTCATGAACGAGCTCTATCGTCATATTGGTCCCGATGAGGACGTACCTGCTGGTGACATCGGCGTAGGTGGTCGTGAGGTTGGCTACATGTTCGGTCAGTACAAGAAGTTGACACATCAGTTCCAGGGTGTTCTCACAGGTAAGGGAATCCAGTTCGGTGGTTCACTCATCCGTCCTGAGGCAACTGGTTACGGTACAGTATACTTCCTCGTTTCAATGTTGCAGACTCGCGGCATCGAGCTGAAGGGTAAGAAGGTTCTGATTTCTGGTGCTGGTAACGTAGCACAGTACGCTGCTGAGAAGTGCTTGCAGCTCGGTGCTATCCCCATGACAATGTCAGACTCAGACGGTTACATCTACGATCCCGATGGTATCACTCGCGAGAAGCTCGACTACATCATGCAGTTGAAGAATGTAGAGCGCGGACGTATCAAGGAGTATGTTGAGGAGTATCCTACAGCTAAATATTACGAGGGCAAGCGTCCTTGGTTCGAGAAAGCTGACATCGCCCTGCCTTGCGCAACTCAGAACGAGATCAACGGCGAGCAGGCTCAGGCTCTCGTAGACAATGGTGTTATCGCTGTTGCTGAGGGTGCTAACATGCCTTCACTCCCCGAGGCTATCAAGATCTTCCAGGATGCTAAGATCCTGTACGCTCCTGGTAAGGCTTCTAACGCCGGTGGTGTATCAGTATCAGGTCTTGAGATGAGTCAGAACTCTGAGCGTCTGAGCTGGACTGCCAAGGAGGTTGATGACTACCTGAAGCGTATCATGAACGACATTCACGAGAACTGCGTGAAGTACGGTACACAGGCTGACGGATACATCAACTACGTGAAGGGTGCTAACGTAGCAGGCTTCATGAAGGTTGCTAAGGCTATGATGGCTCAGGGCATCGTATAA
- a CDS encoding DUF4468 domain-containing protein → MKKILIAMMLSMPLVISAQDNTWEQVQQNNLDQKYLVGAVPEVDGHVVFSTTINAPGKSAQQIYDVLHDELLKMTKEPNQIEQSRITLDDKDAHKLVASYQEWLVFKNKPLNLDRTRFLYQIIADCKDGQADIKLNRIVYIYDEERDMTTYKAEEWITDQYGLNKKKNKLARVSGKFRRKTVDRVDYLFNRFKMLLQK, encoded by the coding sequence ATGAAAAAAATACTGATTGCAATGATGCTGTCGATGCCGTTAGTCATCTCAGCTCAGGACAACACATGGGAACAGGTACAACAGAACAACCTTGACCAGAAATACTTGGTAGGAGCAGTGCCTGAAGTTGATGGACACGTTGTATTCTCAACGACAATCAACGCACCTGGCAAGAGTGCCCAGCAGATTTATGACGTGCTTCATGACGAACTGCTGAAAATGACCAAGGAGCCCAATCAGATTGAGCAGAGTCGTATTACGCTCGATGACAAAGACGCCCACAAACTGGTAGCCAGTTATCAGGAATGGCTGGTTTTCAAGAACAAGCCCCTGAACCTGGACCGTACACGATTCCTTTACCAGATTATTGCAGACTGCAAGGACGGACAGGCTGATATCAAGCTGAACCGTATCGTCTATATCTACGACGAGGAGCGTGACATGACAACCTATAAGGCTGAGGAATGGATTACCGATCAGTATGGTCTGAACAAGAAGAAGAACAAGCTGGCCCGTGTCAGCGGAAAGTTCCGTCGTAAGACCGTTGATCGTGTTGACTACCTCTTCAACCGTTTCAAAATGTTGCTTCAGAAATAA
- the queF gene encoding preQ(1) synthase has translation MSSRENEGLQTLGRKTEYKMDYAPEVLETFQNKHPENDYWVQFNCPEFTSLCPITGQPDFAEIKILYIPGERMVESKSLKLYLFSFRNHGDFHEDCVNVIMKDLVKLMDPKYIEVIGLFTPRGGISIYPYANYGRPGTKYEKMAEQRLYSFGSSTFR, from the coding sequence ATGAGTTCAAGAGAAAACGAAGGTCTGCAAACGCTTGGACGTAAGACCGAATACAAGATGGACTATGCCCCTGAGGTGCTGGAGACCTTCCAGAACAAGCACCCCGAGAACGACTACTGGGTGCAGTTCAACTGTCCCGAGTTCACCTCGCTGTGTCCTATCACCGGTCAGCCCGACTTTGCAGAAATCAAAATCCTGTATATCCCCGGCGAGCGCATGGTGGAGTCAAAGAGCCTGAAGCTCTATCTCTTCTCCTTCCGCAATCATGGCGACTTCCATGAAGACTGTGTCAACGTCATCATGAAAGACCTTGTGAAGCTGATGGACCCAAAGTATATTGAGGTTATCGGCCTGTTCACGCCCCGTGGCGGCATCAGTATCTATCCTTATGCCAACTACGGCCGGCCAGGCACTAAGTATGAAAAGATGGCAGAGCAGCGCCTTTATTCCTTTGGCTCCTCTACCTTCCGGTAG
- the coaE gene encoding dephospho-CoA kinase (Dephospho-CoA kinase (CoaE) performs the final step in coenzyme A biosynthesis.), producing MKIAITGGIGSGKSYVCQLLTQHGISIYDCDSAAKRLMRTSPVLRQQLTKLIGPDTYDAEGQLNKAEVARYLLLSEQNAQAINAIVHPAVAQDFQESGYQWMECAILYESGFEQLVDKVIAVTAPEDIRIHRIMQRDGITREKALEWIHRQWSQDKVRSRSDFEIINDGRPLEPQIEGIIKKIMS from the coding sequence ATGAAGATAGCTATCACCGGTGGTATAGGGAGCGGCAAGAGTTATGTATGCCAACTGCTCACGCAACATGGCATCAGCATCTATGACTGTGACTCGGCAGCAAAGCGACTGATGCGCACTTCGCCAGTACTGCGTCAGCAACTCACGAAACTGATAGGTCCTGACACATATGATGCGGAGGGTCAGCTCAACAAGGCCGAAGTGGCCCGATACCTGTTGCTCTCAGAACAGAACGCACAGGCCATCAATGCCATCGTGCATCCTGCCGTAGCGCAGGACTTCCAGGAGAGCGGGTACCAGTGGATGGAATGTGCCATACTCTATGAGTCTGGTTTCGAACAACTGGTTGACAAGGTCATCGCTGTTACGGCTCCTGAGGATATCCGCATCCATCGCATCATGCAGCGCGACGGCATCACACGCGAGAAGGCGCTTGAATGGATTCACCGCCAATGGTCGCAGGACAAGGTGCGCAGCCGGTCTGACTTTGAAATCATCAACGACGGGCGTCCCCTGGAACCACAGATAGAAGGAATCATCAAAAAGATCATGTCGTGA
- a CDS encoding RNA-binding S4 domain-containing protein codes for MSEARIDKWLWAARIFKTRSIASDACKNGRVAVNGVNVKPSRMVKEGDTISVRKPPVTYSFKILKPIEQRVGAKLLPEIYENVTPQDQYELLEMNRISGFVDRARGTGRPTKKDRRQMDAFVAPSLEGFGGFDFDSWDDDEDEDEDDDI; via the coding sequence ATGAGTGAAGCACGTATAGATAAATGGCTTTGGGCAGCGCGTATCTTTAAAACACGCTCTATTGCTTCTGACGCCTGTAAGAACGGACGCGTGGCTGTAAACGGTGTCAACGTAAAACCCTCACGTATGGTGAAAGAGGGCGACACTATCAGCGTACGCAAGCCGCCCGTGACTTATTCGTTCAAGATTCTGAAGCCCATAGAGCAGCGCGTAGGCGCCAAACTGCTTCCTGAGATTTATGAGAACGTGACGCCGCAGGATCAGTATGAACTGCTGGAGATGAATCGCATCAGCGGATTTGTTGACCGCGCTCGCGGCACCGGTCGCCCCACGAAGAAAGATCGCCGTCAGATGGATGCCTTTGTGGCTCCCTCGCTCGAAGGATTCGGAGGATTCGACTTCGATAGTTGGGACGATGATGAAGATGAAGATGAAGATGACGATATTTAA
- the pth gene encoding aminoacyl-tRNA hydrolase — MEKYLIVGLGNVGSEYELTRHNTGFMVLDAFAKASNIVFDDRRYGFVAETSLKGRKVFLLKPSTYMNLSGNAVRYWLNKENIDQKHLLVISDDVALPLGAFRLKANGSNGGHNGLGHIQQLIGQDYARLRMGIGNEYPRGGQIDWVLGRYSDEEQKALQPSIDLAVDIIKSFVLAGIDITMNQYNKLGKGKVKSE, encoded by the coding sequence ATGGAAAAGTATTTGATTGTAGGCTTGGGCAACGTAGGCTCTGAATACGAATTGACCCGCCACAATACTGGATTTATGGTATTGGACGCTTTTGCTAAGGCGTCCAATATCGTTTTTGACGACCGTCGTTATGGCTTTGTGGCCGAGACATCGTTAAAGGGCCGCAAGGTTTTCCTCTTGAAACCATCGACCTATATGAATCTGAGTGGCAATGCTGTGAGATATTGGCTCAACAAGGAGAATATCGACCAAAAACACCTGTTAGTGATATCTGATGATGTCGCACTGCCGTTGGGTGCCTTTCGTTTGAAGGCCAACGGTTCTAATGGCGGTCATAACGGACTGGGGCATATCCAGCAACTCATTGGTCAGGATTATGCACGCTTGCGTATGGGTATTGGTAACGAGTATCCGCGTGGCGGACAGATAGACTGGGTGCTGGGGCGCTATAGTGATGAGGAGCAGAAAGCATTGCAACCCTCCATCGACCTGGCTGTGGATATCATCAAGAGTTTTGTTTTGGCAGGTATTGATATTACCATGAACCAATACAATAAGTTGGGTAAGGGAAAAGTGAAAAGTGAATAG
- a CDS encoding 50S ribosomal protein L25/general stress protein Ctc — translation MKEIAINGQKRELTGKKASKELRKEGLVPCNLYGEKKGENGLPEAMSFTASFAELRKAVYTPHVFVVNLNIDGKEHKAIIKELQFHPTTDALLHADFYEVNETKEITVGIPVKLNGLAQGVRDGGKLNLSIRKIDVTAPYKQIPEILNIDVTNLGLGKAIKVGELSFDGLKLATPAQVVVCSVKETRASKAAAAAAE, via the coding sequence ATGAAAGAAATCGCAATCAATGGCCAGAAGCGCGAGCTGACTGGTAAGAAGGCTTCTAAGGAACTCCGTAAGGAAGGTCTTGTTCCCTGTAACCTGTATGGTGAGAAGAAGGGTGAGAACGGTCTGCCCGAGGCAATGTCATTCACCGCTTCATTCGCAGAGCTGCGTAAGGCTGTTTACACTCCTCACGTATTCGTTGTAAACCTGAACATCGACGGTAAGGAGCACAAGGCTATCATCAAGGAGCTTCAGTTCCACCCCACAACAGACGCTCTGCTTCACGCAGACTTCTACGAGGTAAACGAAACAAAGGAAATCACCGTTGGTATTCCTGTTAAGCTGAACGGTTTGGCACAGGGTGTACGTGATGGTGGTAAGCTGAACCTCTCTATCCGTAAGATTGACGTTACCGCTCCTTATAAGCAGATTCCTGAGATTCTGAATATTGACGTTACTAACCTCGGTCTGGGTAAGGCTATCAAGGTTGGTGAGCTGAGCTTCGACGGTCTGAAGCTTGCTACTCCTGCACAGGTTGTAGTATGCTCAGTTAAGGAGACTCGTGCGTCAAAGGCTGCTGCCGCTGCTGCTGAGTAA
- a CDS encoding CdaR family protein, giving the protein MTFRPTDTLHTIRDFLFSKTNREFLIFLLFLLLSGIFWLMMTFNETYEKEIVLPVRYVNVPQSAVLTSGESDSIHVNISDKGFSLFAFIYSRDSHTIDIDFTKYALPDGIGSVPAIDLQHMIEQLLPTSAKITSLKTEKLVFYYNNGEKKKVPVRWRGHLKTDPHYFIAKTLIEPDSVTIFASREKLDSIHYVYTRELNYSDIHDTLIVTSELQRMQGVKIVPNRVKINIQTDVLTEETIDSIPVVGINMPKGKVLRTFPSRVSVKIVTGMKNYKAIMPSDILVVADYEQFKDETSDKCTLQVKKVPEGVSRATLNVKQVDYLIEEQ; this is encoded by the coding sequence ATGACCTTCAGGCCCACTGACACACTGCATACCATCAGAGATTTCCTGTTTAGCAAAACAAACAGGGAATTTCTGATTTTTTTGTTGTTCCTCCTGCTCTCGGGCATCTTCTGGCTGATGATGACTTTCAACGAGACCTACGAGAAGGAGATCGTACTGCCCGTGCGTTATGTCAACGTACCCCAGAGTGCAGTGCTCACCTCGGGCGAGTCGGACAGTATCCATGTGAACATCAGCGACAAGGGATTCAGTCTCTTTGCCTTTATCTATTCACGTGACAGTCACACCATCGACATTGACTTCACGAAATATGCCCTGCCCGACGGTATCGGATCTGTACCGGCTATCGACCTGCAGCATATGATAGAACAGCTGTTGCCCACATCAGCAAAGATTACGAGTCTGAAGACGGAGAAACTGGTGTTCTATTATAATAATGGTGAGAAGAAGAAGGTACCTGTGAGATGGAGAGGTCATCTGAAGACAGACCCGCATTATTTCATTGCCAAGACGCTCATAGAGCCCGACAGTGTCACCATCTTTGCCTCACGCGAGAAGCTGGACAGTATCCATTATGTATATACGCGCGAGCTCAACTATTCCGACATTCACGATACGCTCATCGTAACGAGCGAACTGCAACGTATGCAGGGTGTGAAGATTGTACCCAACAGGGTGAAGATAAACATCCAGACTGACGTGCTCACAGAGGAGACCATCGACAGCATTCCCGTTGTAGGCATCAACATGCCGAAGGGGAAAGTATTGCGTACCTTCCCTTCAAGGGTTTCGGTCAAGATTGTCACAGGCATGAAAAACTATAAGGCTATCATGCCGTCCGACATCCTCGTGGTGGCTGACTATGAGCAGTTCAAGGATGAAACTTCCGACAAATGCACCCTGCAGGTGAAAAAAGTACCTGAGGGTGTGTCACGGGCAACGCTGAACGTCAAGCAGGTGGACTATCTGATAGAGGAACAATAA
- a CDS encoding oxaloacetate decarboxylase, translated as MATKKKIKFSLVYRDMWQSSGKFQPRKDQLERIAPVIIEMGCFSRVETNGGAFEQVNLMAGENPNDAVRAFCKPFNEAGIQTHMLDRGLNALRMYPVPDDVRELMYKVKKAQGVDIPRIFCGLNDTRNIIPSIKWAKAAGMIPQATLCITNSPVHTVDYYSNIADEVIAAGAEEICLKDMAGIGQPAMLGALTKAIKTKHPEIIIQYHGHSGPGLSMASILEVCNNGADIIDTAIEPLSWGKVHPDIISVQSMLKNEGFDVPEINMNAYMQARTLTQEFIDEWLGYFINPANKHMSSLLLGCGLPGGMMGSMMADLGGIQTMINKIRAQKGEPELTMDDMLVKLFNEVEYVWPRVGYPPLVTPFSQYTKNIALMNLLTIEQGKGRFVMMDDAMWGMILGKSGKIPGTIDPELVELAKKQNREFTDVDPHTLLENALDGFKKEMDENGWDYGKDNEELFELAMHPEQYRAFKSGQAKKQFLADLQKAKDAKLGSKMSAEELAAFKHAKADALVAPSAGQIFYEFNGEGECAPCLEPFIGQKYQEGQTFCYLMEKWGEIVPVPAALGGKLVEVSAKQGAKVRKGDVLAWIERDDK; from the coding sequence ATGGCAACAAAGAAGAAAATCAAGTTTAGTCTCGTCTACCGCGATATGTGGCAGTCGTCTGGAAAATTCCAGCCACGCAAGGATCAGTTGGAGCGTATAGCCCCTGTGATCATTGAGATGGGCTGTTTCTCACGTGTAGAAACCAATGGTGGTGCCTTTGAGCAGGTGAACCTCATGGCAGGTGAGAATCCTAACGATGCTGTACGCGCATTCTGTAAGCCCTTCAATGAGGCCGGTATCCAGACCCACATGCTGGACCGTGGTCTTAATGCCCTCCGCATGTATCCTGTTCCCGATGATGTGCGCGAGCTGATGTATAAGGTCAAGAAGGCTCAGGGTGTGGACATCCCCCGTATCTTCTGCGGTCTGAACGACACACGTAATATCATCCCTTCTATCAAGTGGGCCAAGGCTGCAGGCATGATTCCCCAGGCCACCCTTTGTATCACCAACTCACCCGTTCACACTGTTGACTACTATTCAAACATTGCCGACGAGGTGATTGCTGCCGGTGCAGAGGAAATCTGCTTGAAGGATATGGCCGGTATTGGTCAGCCCGCTATGCTTGGTGCCCTGACCAAGGCTATCAAGACCAAGCATCCTGAGATTATCATCCAGTATCACGGTCACTCAGGTCCAGGCCTCTCTATGGCCTCTATCCTCGAGGTCTGCAACAATGGTGCCGACATCATCGATACCGCTATCGAGCCTCTGTCATGGGGTAAGGTTCATCCCGATATCATCTCTGTTCAGTCAATGCTGAAGAACGAGGGCTTCGATGTACCTGAAATCAATATGAACGCCTACATGCAGGCCCGTACACTCACTCAGGAGTTTATCGACGAATGGCTGGGCTACTTCATCAATCCTGCCAACAAGCATATGTCTTCACTCCTCTTAGGCTGCGGACTGCCTGGTGGTATGATGGGCTCTATGATGGCCGACCTGGGTGGTATCCAGACCATGATCAACAAGATCCGCGCTCAGAAAGGCGAGCCCGAGTTGACCATGGACGACATGCTGGTGAAGCTGTTCAACGAGGTAGAGTATGTATGGCCACGCGTGGGTTATCCCCCATTGGTGACCCCATTCTCTCAGTACACCAAGAATATCGCCCTGATGAACCTCCTCACCATCGAGCAGGGTAAGGGTCGCTTCGTGATGATGGACGACGCTATGTGGGGCATGATACTTGGTAAGAGCGGAAAGATTCCTGGAACTATCGACCCCGAGCTTGTTGAGTTGGCTAAGAAACAAAACCGCGAGTTCACCGATGTTGACCCCCACACACTTCTCGAGAACGCCCTCGACGGCTTCAAGAAGGAGATGGACGAGAACGGCTGGGACTACGGTAAGGACAACGAGGAGCTCTTCGAACTGGCTATGCACCCAGAGCAGTACCGCGCCTTCAAGAGCGGTCAGGCTAAGAAGCAGTTCCTGGCCGACCTCCAGAAAGCCAAGGACGCTAAGCTCGGCTCAAAGATGAGTGCTGAGGAACTGGCTGCCTTCAAGCATGCTAAGGCTGATGCGCTGGTGGCTCCCTCTGCCGGTCAGATTTTCTACGAGTTCAATGGCGAGGGTGAGTGTGCTCCCTGTCTGGAGCCGTTCATCGGTCAGAAGTACCAGGAAGGTCAGACCTTCTGCTACCTCATGGAGAAATGGGGCGAGATTGTTCCCGTGCCTGCTGCCCTCGGTGGTAAGCTCGTTGAGGTAAGCGCCAAACAGGGTGCTAAGGTTCGCAAGGGCGACGTGCTGGCTTGGATTGAGCGCGACGATAAATAA
- the nusB gene encoding transcription antitermination factor NusB, with product MINREIIRIKIVQLTYAYYQNGNKNIDTAEKELFFSLSKAYDLYNQLLSLIVAITREAQRRQEVLQAKALREGSKMPSAKFTSNRFALQLESNIQLGEFMETQKRTWADYPEFIGKMFEQIEQSQIYQDYMNDKEDNYAADRELWRKLYRTFIQENEDLDSLLEEQSLYWNDDKDVVDTFVLKTIKRFDEKNGDKQELLPEYDSEEEKDYARKLFRATILNANDYQHMMTEASQNWDFSRLAYMDVIIMQIAIAEMLTFPSIPLSVTINEFVELAKFYSTPRSAGYINGMLDTIARHLINTGRLLKQMDKKDNN from the coding sequence ATGATTAATAGAGAAATCATTAGAATTAAGATTGTTCAGTTAACCTACGCATACTATCAAAATGGTAACAAGAACATTGATACCGCAGAGAAAGAGCTGTTCTTCAGCCTCTCTAAAGCCTATGACTTGTACAACCAACTTCTGTCTTTGATAGTTGCTATCACAAGGGAAGCACAGCGCCGTCAGGAGGTGCTGCAAGCAAAGGCCCTGCGCGAAGGGTCGAAAATGCCATCAGCCAAATTCACAAGCAACCGTTTCGCCCTGCAGTTGGAGAGTAATATCCAGTTGGGAGAGTTTATGGAAACACAGAAACGTACATGGGCTGATTATCCTGAATTCATCGGAAAAATGTTTGAACAGATTGAGCAGAGTCAGATTTATCAGGACTATATGAATGATAAGGAGGATAATTATGCTGCCGATCGCGAGTTGTGGCGCAAGCTCTATCGCACCTTCATTCAGGAAAACGAAGACCTCGACTCACTCCTGGAAGAGCAGAGCCTCTATTGGAATGATGACAAGGATGTGGTTGACACCTTTGTACTGAAGACTATCAAGCGATTCGATGAGAAAAACGGCGACAAGCAGGAACTGCTCCCCGAATATGACTCAGAAGAGGAAAAGGATTACGCACGCAAGCTCTTCCGGGCCACCATCCTCAATGCAAACGACTATCAGCATATGATGACTGAGGCTTCACAGAACTGGGATTTCTCCCGTCTGGCCTACATGGATGTCATCATCATGCAGATTGCCATTGCCGAGATGCTCACATTCCCCAGCATCCCCCTCAGCGTCACCATCAACGAGTTCGTAGAGCTGGCTAAGTTCTACTCTACCCCTCGCAGCGCCGGCTATATCAACGGCATGCTCGACACCATTGCCCGTCACCTTATTAATACTGGCAGACTGCTGAAGCAGATGGATAAGAAAGACAATAATTAA
- the yajC gene encoding preprotein translocase subunit YajC gives MINFLLQAAPNGGGNLMMTVIMFGAIFAIMYFFMIRPQQKQRKEIQKFQNELTEGTSVVTGGGIYGTVQKIDLAKGTVDVKIARDVVVTVDKSYVFKDMSSMGLQK, from the coding sequence ATGATTAATTTCCTTTTACAAGCAGCCCCCAACGGAGGCGGAAACCTGATGATGACTGTCATCATGTTTGGTGCGATCTTTGCCATTATGTATTTCTTCATGATTCGTCCTCAGCAGAAACAGCGCAAGGAGATTCAGAAGTTCCAGAACGAACTGACAGAAGGAACCTCTGTTGTAACAGGTGGCGGTATCTATGGCACCGTTCAGAAGATTGACCTCGCTAAGGGCACTGTTGACGTGAAGATTGCACGCGATGTTGTCGTCACGGTCGACAAGAGCTATGTGTTCAAGGATATGTCAAGCATGGGCTTGCAGAAATAA